A section of the Mesorhizobium loti genome encodes:
- a CDS encoding YidH family protein — MSVEQVTAQSPSDRINTELSSRRTGMSFQRTRMSADRTLMSVIRTALSLISFGFTIFQVFQKLRDAGTLAHAAAPRNFGVTLVLLGILMLVVGIIYHILFMAGLRHERKVMRDAGLIHAESGYPVSFTLLTAVILLLIGLVAISSMIFNVGPFTDGTGG, encoded by the coding sequence ATGAGCGTTGAACAAGTCACCGCACAATCACCGTCCGACCGCATCAACACCGAACTGTCGTCGCGCCGTACCGGCATGTCGTTCCAGCGCACCCGCATGAGCGCCGACCGCACCCTGATGTCTGTCATCCGTACGGCGCTGTCGCTGATCAGCTTCGGCTTCACGATCTTCCAGGTATTCCAGAAACTCAGAGACGCCGGCACACTCGCCCATGCCGCGGCCCCGCGTAATTTCGGCGTCACGTTGGTGCTGCTCGGCATCTTGATGCTCGTTGTCGGGATTATCTACCACATCCTGTTCATGGCCGGACTTCGTCATGAGCGTAAAGTTATGCGCGATGCCGGGCTGATCCATGCCGAAAGCGGCTATCCCGTTTCCTTCACGCTGCTCACAGCCGTGATCTTGCTCCTAATCGGTCTCGTGGCGATCAGCAGTATGATCTTCAACGTTGGACCATTCACCGACGGGACCGGCGGCTAA
- a CDS encoding arylsulfatase, translating to MAKAPKTDKPNVLLIFADDIGWFDVGAYNRGIMGLPTPNIDRIAKDGALFTDFYGQASCTAGRAAFITGQIPLRTGLTTVGMPGAPQGLQPEDPTIADLLKPLGYMTAQTGKNHLGDRNEFLPTVHGFDEFYGNLYHLNAEEEPEQADYPKDNALFEKLFKPRGVLECKATDKDDATVDERFGRVGKQTIKDHGPLNTKLMQTIENTLLDKSLNFIDRAHEAGKPFLLWHNTTRMHVWTHLSERWEGKTKLGRYADGMQELDWVVGQLLQKLDDLGIADNTIVIFSTDNGAEKFTWPDGGTSPFRGEKGLGWEGGFRVPFLIRWPGGGITGNQVLNGIGSLEDVLPTVLAAAGVPDVKEKLLNGYDAGSKHFKVHIDGYNLLPYLKGEVDESPRHEFMYFGERNLFAIRYNNWKVHFESKDDWFGGAMLKTTVPRPVNLRNDPFEQHMEAPFYPNYAVAKLWTVLPIAAIVQKKMATFKDFPARQAPPDADMDQFTRAVLKAAAEGIGN from the coding sequence ATGGCCAAGGCACCGAAAACTGACAAACCAAATGTTCTGCTGATCTTCGCGGATGACATCGGCTGGTTCGATGTCGGTGCATATAATCGCGGGATAATGGGCTTGCCGACACCGAACATCGACCGCATTGCCAAGGATGGAGCGCTATTTACCGACTTCTACGGACAGGCGAGTTGCACGGCTGGTCGGGCGGCATTCATTACCGGGCAGATCCCTCTCCGCACAGGACTCACCACCGTCGGCATGCCTGGTGCACCGCAGGGACTGCAGCCTGAAGATCCGACCATTGCCGACCTGCTTAAACCGCTCGGCTACATGACCGCACAGACCGGCAAGAACCATCTTGGCGATCGCAACGAATTCCTGCCGACCGTGCATGGCTTCGACGAGTTCTACGGCAATCTCTACCACCTGAATGCTGAAGAGGAGCCAGAGCAGGCGGATTACCCAAAGGACAACGCACTTTTCGAGAAACTCTTCAAGCCGCGGGGAGTCCTCGAATGCAAGGCGACCGACAAGGACGATGCCACGGTTGATGAGCGTTTCGGGCGTGTCGGCAAGCAGACGATCAAGGATCACGGGCCCCTGAACACCAAGCTCATGCAGACGATCGAGAACACGCTCCTCGACAAGTCGTTGAATTTCATCGACCGCGCGCATGAAGCCGGGAAGCCATTCCTGCTCTGGCACAACACCACCAGAATGCACGTCTGGACCCATCTGTCGGAGCGGTGGGAAGGGAAGACCAAACTCGGCAGATACGCTGACGGGATGCAAGAGCTGGACTGGGTCGTTGGCCAATTGCTGCAGAAGCTCGACGATCTCGGTATTGCCGACAACACCATCGTCATTTTCTCTACCGACAACGGCGCCGAAAAATTCACATGGCCCGATGGTGGCACATCGCCCTTCCGCGGCGAAAAAGGCCTCGGCTGGGAGGGTGGTTTTCGTGTGCCGTTCCTGATCCGCTGGCCCGGAGGCGGTATAACAGGCAACCAGGTCCTGAACGGCATCGGGTCCCTTGAGGACGTGCTGCCGACGGTCCTTGCCGCAGCTGGGGTCCCCGATGTCAAGGAAAAGCTGCTCAACGGCTACGATGCCGGCAGCAAGCATTTCAAAGTGCATATCGACGGCTACAATCTGCTGCCGTACCTCAAGGGTGAAGTCGATGAGTCACCGAGGCACGAATTTATGTACTTCGGCGAGCGCAATCTGTTTGCCATTCGCTACAACAACTGGAAGGTCCACTTCGAATCGAAGGACGATTGGTTCGGCGGCGCCATGCTCAAGACCACGGTGCCAAGGCCTGTGAATCTTCGCAACGACCCGTTCGAACAACACATGGAAGCACCATTCTATCCCAACTACGCGGTCGCGAAACTTTGGACCGTGTTGCCGATAGCGGCGATTGTTCAAAAGAAGATGGCGACGTTCAAGGATTTTCCGGCTCGCCAGGCTCCGCCCGATGCGGACATGGATCAGTTCACGCGAGCGGTGCTGAAAGCCGCGGCTGAAGGCATTGGCAACTAG
- a CDS encoding bile acid:sodium symporter family protein, which produces MTIAELIPMAINLSMALLVLALGLQATWADATSLFRQPSLLLRSMVSMNVVMPILAILMALVFNLHPAAKIALVALALSPVPPVLPGKQRKAGGGTSYVAGLLVTMAILSILIVPLGIWLINQPLQLQTSVPAGKIISIVVTGILVPLLAGLLVRQFAPAVAERAARPLSLFATVLLVVAFIPVLIKIWPSMSDMVGNGTLVALAVFTIVGVAIGHTLGGPIADNRTALALATGTRHPGVAMAIASATFPEEKAVVAVVIWHLLVGAIVCVPYVKWRSRLHAISGTEAS; this is translated from the coding sequence ATGACCATTGCAGAACTCATCCCGATGGCGATCAACCTCAGTATGGCGTTGCTGGTGCTTGCGCTTGGGCTCCAGGCAACCTGGGCCGACGCGACTTCCCTTTTCCGTCAACCCAGCCTGCTCTTGCGTTCAATGGTTTCAATGAACGTGGTCATGCCCATCCTCGCCATTCTGATGGCGCTGGTATTCAATCTGCATCCTGCGGCCAAGATCGCCTTGGTCGCACTGGCCCTGTCGCCCGTACCGCCCGTCCTTCCCGGCAAGCAAAGGAAGGCTGGCGGGGGCACCTCCTATGTCGCCGGGCTGCTGGTAACCATGGCAATCCTCTCGATCCTCATTGTGCCGTTGGGCATATGGCTGATCAATCAGCCGCTGCAGCTTCAAACGAGTGTGCCTGCAGGCAAGATCATCTCCATCGTCGTCACCGGCATCCTCGTTCCGCTTCTTGCCGGCCTCCTGGTCCGGCAGTTTGCACCTGCGGTTGCGGAACGTGCAGCGCGCCCACTGTCCTTGTTTGCCACGGTGCTACTGGTCGTGGCCTTCATCCCGGTCCTGATCAAGATCTGGCCTTCCATGAGCGATATGGTGGGCAACGGCACGCTTGTCGCACTTGCCGTCTTCACTATCGTCGGCGTCGCAATCGGTCATACGCTCGGCGGGCCGATAGCGGACAACAGGACCGCGCTTGCCCTCGCCACCGGCACACGTCATCCCGGGGTGGCGATGGCGATCGCCAGCGCAACCTTTCCCGAGGAAAAGGCGGTGGTCGCCGTGGTGATCTGGCATCTGCTCGTCGGTGCGATCGTCTGCGTCCCCTACGTGAAATGGCGCTCGCGGCTGCACGCAATCAGCGGCACAGAGGCAAGCTAA